In Sporichthyaceae bacterium, a genomic segment contains:
- a CDS encoding VIT family protein, protein MTAPTHPGEAHEARLAARLNRLRAAVLGANDGIVSEAGLVIGVAGASTARAPLITAGVAGLAAGAVSMALGEYVSVSSQRDAESDQLAKERLELREDPAGELTELIMLYREKGLSQETARKVAEELTARDALAAHAEVELHIDPDDLVDPVGAAVASAISYTLGALIPLLAIVLPPRDRRVAIAVAVVLVALAITGWAGAQVGGGRPGRAMVRVLIGGSIGLAVTYFIGHLAGAAVN, encoded by the coding sequence ATGACGGCGCCCACCCACCCCGGCGAGGCCCACGAGGCCAGGCTCGCCGCCCGGCTGAACCGGCTGCGCGCGGCCGTGCTCGGCGCCAACGACGGCATCGTGTCCGAGGCGGGCCTGGTCATCGGGGTGGCCGGGGCGAGCACCGCCCGCGCCCCACTGATCACCGCTGGGGTGGCCGGCCTGGCCGCCGGCGCGGTGTCCATGGCGCTGGGCGAATACGTTTCGGTCAGCAGCCAGCGGGACGCGGAGAGCGACCAACTGGCCAAGGAACGCCTGGAACTGCGCGAGGACCCGGCCGGCGAACTGACCGAGCTGATCATGCTCTACCGGGAGAAGGGGCTGAGCCAGGAGACCGCCCGCAAGGTAGCCGAGGAGCTCACCGCCCGCGACGCGCTGGCCGCGCACGCCGAGGTCGAGTTGCACATCGACCCCGACGACCTGGTCGACCCGGTGGGCGCGGCGGTGGCCTCGGCGATCTCCTACACGCTGGGTGCGCTGATCCCGCTGCTGGCCATCGTGCTGCCGCCGCGGGACCGGCGGGTTGCGATCGCGGTGGCCGTGGTGCTTGTCGCGTTGGCCATCACCGGCTGGGCCGGCGCCCAGGTGGGCGGCGGGCGGCCGGGTCGGGCCATGGTGCGGGTGCTGATCGGCGGTTCGATCGGCCTGGCGGTGACCTATTTCATCGGCCACCTGGCCGGTGCCGCGGTGAACTGA
- a CDS encoding cyclopropane-fatty-acyl-phospholipid synthase family protein gives MARTGIASVFARVLDPRTPVRVIAFDGSTAGPPDAEVTLELCNPTALSYLLSSPGELGLARAYVTGHLKVHGDLYLALTALSAGGEALSRRDRIDLLRDFGLRHLRPVQAPPEEVIKRPALDWVGRHTKLRDSKAISHHYDVSNRFYEWVLGRSMSYTCACFGKPDSSLEEAQWNKHDLVARKLGLQSSMRLLDVGCGWGGMVMHAAKEYGVQALGVTLSAQQAAWAQRAIADRGLSDLAEVRHLDYRDVPEDNFDAISSIGLTEHIGAKQLPGYFTFLRGKLRPQGRILNHCITRPATSYPARAGKFIDRYVFPDGELEAVGEIVSAMQGSGLEVRHEENLREHYAMTLRGWCDNLVDNWDDAVAEVGANRARVWLLYMAACRVGFDSRVIELHQVLGVRCDDTGNANMPLRPDWSN, from the coding sequence GTGGCCCGCACGGGCATAGCGTCGGTGTTCGCCCGGGTGCTGGACCCGAGAACGCCGGTCCGGGTGATCGCGTTCGACGGCTCCACCGCCGGGCCACCCGACGCCGAGGTCACCCTGGAGCTGTGCAACCCCACCGCGTTGAGCTACCTGCTGTCCTCACCCGGCGAATTGGGTCTGGCCCGCGCCTACGTCACCGGGCATCTGAAGGTGCACGGCGACCTGTACCTGGCGCTGACCGCGCTGTCCGCGGGCGGTGAGGCGCTCAGCCGCCGCGACCGCATCGACCTGCTGCGCGACTTCGGCCTGCGGCACCTGCGCCCGGTGCAAGCACCGCCCGAGGAGGTCATCAAGCGCCCGGCGCTGGACTGGGTCGGGCGGCACACGAAACTGCGTGACAGCAAGGCGATCAGCCACCACTACGACGTGTCCAACCGCTTCTATGAGTGGGTGCTCGGGCGGTCGATGTCCTACACCTGCGCCTGCTTCGGAAAGCCGGACTCCTCCTTGGAGGAGGCGCAGTGGAACAAGCACGATCTGGTTGCGCGCAAGCTCGGTCTGCAATCCAGCATGCGGTTGCTGGACGTGGGCTGCGGCTGGGGCGGCATGGTCATGCACGCGGCCAAGGAATACGGGGTGCAGGCGCTGGGCGTCACGCTGTCCGCCCAACAGGCTGCCTGGGCGCAGCGTGCCATCGCCGACCGCGGCCTGTCCGACCTGGCCGAGGTGCGCCATCTGGACTATCGCGATGTGCCCGAGGACAACTTCGACGCGATCTCCTCGATCGGACTCACCGAGCACATCGGCGCCAAGCAGCTGCCGGGCTACTTCACCTTCCTGCGCGGCAAACTGCGTCCACAGGGACGCATTCTCAACCACTGCATCACTCGCCCGGCGACGTCCTATCCGGCCAGGGCCGGCAAGTTCATCGACCGCTACGTGTTCCCGGACGGGGAGCTGGAGGCGGTCGGCGAGATCGTCTCGGCGATGCAGGGCAGCGGGCTCGAGGTGCGCCACGAGGAGAACCTGCGGGAGCACTACGCGATGACGCTGCGCGGCTGGTGCGACAACCTCGTCGACAACTGGGACGACGCGGTCGCCGAGGTCGGCGCCAACCGCGCCCGGGTGTGGCTGCTGTACATGGCCGCCTGCCGGGTCGGCTTCGACTCCCGGGTGATCGAACTGCACCAGGTCCTCGGCGTGCGCTGCGATGACACCGGCAATGCCAACATGCCCCTGCGCCCGGACTGGAGTAACTGA
- a CDS encoding PEP/pyruvate-binding domain-containing protein, with product MADAHVHDLGDLDPSDTTLLGDRGADLARMHRLGLPVSPAFVVDAEACRVYRHQGGALPDGLADAVRAAVARLESLTGKAFAAAHGRPLLLSVRSGISMPGTMDTVDTHDHLLAAIRAVFASWDSRRATAYRRQHDIPDDPGTAVVVQAMVIDSGGSSGSGVAHTRDPKTGNNVLCGEFPADSRPDWAATIAELEAHGRRLEREYTDALDIEFTVEDDAVYLLGVRAAKRTAAAAVRIALDLVDEGLIDPATALRRLTAEHVRALLTPVFTADGLAAAEAAGALLTGIGAAPGHAVGIAVLDADRAAARAGAGEDVILVRPTTGPQDLPGMLVSRAVVTARGGATSHAAVVCRSVHKPCVCGCTGLEVDPGAGVFGVDGAKYDEGTWLSVDGATGRVYAGQLPLGVPEASLTDLARFAAWSEQHPVSEELGAALREAGAAG from the coding sequence ATGGCCGACGCACACGTGCACGACCTCGGCGACCTCGACCCGTCCGACACCACCCTGCTCGGTGACCGGGGCGCGGACCTGGCACGCATGCACCGCCTGGGGCTACCGGTGTCCCCGGCCTTCGTCGTCGACGCCGAGGCCTGCCGGGTTTACCGGCACCAAGGCGGCGCGCTGCCGGACGGCCTCGCCGACGCCGTGCGGGCGGCCGTGGCGCGGCTGGAATCGCTCACCGGTAAGGCATTTGCCGCCGCCCACGGCCGACCGCTGTTGCTCTCGGTGCGCTCCGGGATCTCGATGCCCGGCACGATGGACACGGTGGATACGCACGACCACCTTCTCGCAGCGATAAGGGCAGTGTTCGCCTCCTGGGATTCCCGGCGCGCGACGGCGTACCGCAGGCAGCACGACATCCCCGACGACCCGGGCACCGCGGTGGTCGTGCAGGCCATGGTGATCGACTCCGGCGGTTCGTCCGGCAGCGGCGTCGCGCACACCCGCGACCCGAAGACCGGAAACAACGTGTTGTGCGGCGAATTCCCGGCCGATTCGCGGCCCGATTGGGCGGCCACCATCGCCGAGCTCGAGGCGCACGGACGCAGGCTGGAGCGGGAGTACACCGACGCCCTGGACATCGAGTTCACCGTCGAGGACGACGCGGTGTACCTGCTCGGCGTCCGCGCGGCCAAGCGCACCGCGGCCGCGGCCGTGCGCATCGCGCTGGATCTGGTCGACGAGGGCCTCATCGACCCGGCGACCGCGCTGCGCCGGCTCACCGCCGAGCACGTCCGTGCCCTGCTCACGCCTGTGTTCACCGCCGACGGCCTGGCCGCGGCGGAGGCCGCCGGCGCGTTGCTCACCGGCATCGGCGCCGCGCCGGGGCACGCCGTCGGGATTGCCGTGCTGGATGCCGACCGGGCCGCGGCCCGGGCCGGCGCGGGCGAGGATGTGATCCTGGTCCGGCCCACCACCGGCCCGCAGGATTTGCCCGGCATGCTGGTCTCCAGGGCTGTGGTCACCGCCCGGGGCGGGGCCACCTCACATGCCGCCGTCGTCTGCCGTTCCGTGCACAAGCCGTGCGTGTGCGGCTGCACCGGCCTGGAGGTGGATCCCGGGGCCGGCGTGTTCGGCGTCGACGGCGCCAAGTACGACGAGGGCACGTGGCTATCCGTCGACGGGGCCACCGGCCGGGTATACGCCGGGCAGCTACCACTCGGCGTGCCCGAGGCGAGCCTCACCGACCTGGCCCGGTTCGCCGCCTGGTCGGAGCAGCATCCGGTCAGCGAGGAACTGGGCGCCGCACTGCGCGAGGCGGGCGCCGCGGGCTGA
- a CDS encoding AMP-binding protein, protein MFETTIGSLLERSARAYAPRTAIIAGDRRISYAEMITEVRRAGRALLGTGLNPGDRVAILMPDRPEVLYAFYGALWAGLGAVPINARLGAEDQQYILSDSGARAVVHDAAYAERLSGIIDATAVEHRLSVDTNAVLDGGTPFAKLTAAQSAEPGRPAVSPDDMFGIYYTGGTTGRPKGVVHTHRTFSAALFSELLELGLGEADVFAHCAPLTHASGGFVLPVWMRGGTNVVMGGFDPSKLLASIAKERVTATLLVPTMIYVLLDDPATTTADTSSLQTIVYGAAPMGTERLVEGLERFGPVFAQLYGQTEAPNQLTTLRKDDHAEAIRTGDLTPLSSCGRPVAIAEVALLDDDLNEVAPGAEGEICAKGPHVMTGYWNRPEETAAALREGWLCTGDVARADERGFLYIVDRKKDMIISGGYNVYPKEIESALFTHPAVRDACVIGVPDDKWGEAVKAVVVLDPAAPVSADDLITWVKGQKGSVNTPKTVDFVDSIPLTAVGKHDKPALRKQYWGGRTRAVN, encoded by the coding sequence TTGTTCGAGACCACCATCGGCAGTCTGCTGGAGCGATCCGCGCGTGCCTACGCGCCGCGTACCGCGATCATCGCCGGGGACCGGCGGATCAGCTATGCCGAGATGATCACCGAGGTCCGCCGGGCCGGTCGGGCACTGCTCGGCACCGGGCTGAACCCCGGCGACCGGGTGGCGATCCTCATGCCGGACCGCCCCGAGGTGCTCTACGCCTTCTACGGCGCGCTGTGGGCGGGCCTGGGTGCAGTCCCGATCAACGCGCGGTTGGGGGCCGAGGACCAGCAGTACATCCTGTCCGATTCCGGCGCGCGGGCCGTGGTGCACGACGCCGCCTACGCCGAGCGGTTGAGCGGCATCATCGATGCCACCGCGGTCGAACACCGGCTGTCCGTGGACACCAACGCCGTGCTGGACGGTGGAACCCCGTTCGCCAAGCTCACCGCGGCGCAGAGTGCCGAACCGGGCCGTCCGGCAGTCAGCCCCGATGACATGTTCGGCATCTACTACACCGGCGGCACCACCGGACGGCCCAAGGGCGTGGTGCACACCCACCGCACGTTCTCCGCGGCATTGTTCAGCGAACTGCTCGAGCTGGGGCTGGGCGAGGCCGACGTGTTCGCGCACTGCGCACCGTTGACGCACGCCTCGGGCGGCTTCGTGTTGCCGGTCTGGATGCGCGGCGGCACCAACGTGGTGATGGGCGGGTTCGACCCCAGCAAGTTGCTGGCCTCGATCGCGAAGGAGCGGGTCACCGCCACCCTGCTGGTGCCCACGATGATCTACGTCCTGCTGGACGACCCGGCCACCACGACCGCGGACACCTCCTCGCTGCAGACCATCGTCTACGGCGCGGCGCCGATGGGCACCGAGCGGCTGGTCGAGGGCCTGGAGCGGTTCGGCCCGGTGTTCGCCCAGCTCTACGGCCAGACCGAGGCGCCCAACCAGCTGACCACGCTGCGTAAGGACGACCACGCTGAGGCGATCCGCACCGGCGACCTGACCCCGCTGTCCTCCTGCGGCCGGCCGGTGGCCATCGCCGAGGTCGCGCTGCTGGACGACGACCTGAACGAGGTCGCGCCGGGCGCGGAGGGTGAGATCTGCGCCAAGGGCCCGCATGTGATGACCGGTTACTGGAATCGGCCCGAGGAAACCGCCGCGGCGCTGCGCGAGGGCTGGTTGTGCACCGGTGACGTGGCCCGCGCGGACGAGCGCGGCTTCCTGTACATCGTGGATCGCAAGAAGGACATGATCATTTCTGGCGGTTACAACGTGTATCCGAAAGAGATCGAATCCGCCCTTTTCACCCACCCCGCTGTGCGCGATGCTTGCGTGATCGGCGTCCCGGACGACAAATGGGGCGAAGCGGTCAAGGCCGTGGTCGTGCTTGACCCGGCGGCGCCCGTCTCGGCCGACGACCTCATCACCTGGGTGAAGGGTCAGAAGGGATCGGTCAACACCCCTAAAACTGTCGACTTTGTCGATTCGATTCCACTTACCGCGGTGGGCAAACACGACAAGCCCGCCCTCCGCAAGCAGTACTGGGGCGGCCGCACGAGAGCGGTCAACTGA
- a CDS encoding helix-turn-helix domain-containing protein: protein MELPPPEGINMDAMRSLAARIDADAMAEIVTADIAERVWPVHTRDPDFREALRLSVRDNVRAIVALFAGRLIIAETDPQGAFGFADLTAELGIPVSELESGYWVGVQSFWRLWFAEARREAGAEGSLAELLGPATHLLFEYIIHILGAVVSRYDATRAEILRNQEDRRRAVLADILDGRLTTGGQDVENTLGYRLRGVHVALAMEVDQRARAERVRAELFTRTGAVGSLLTLHAPGVWLAWLGFPATPDGKVRAAVAEVAGAAEIPLAVGAPGEGLAGLRRTGLQALDTTRLRRRFDGLGDVLWFSDVRLELLMLSDEPTARQFVADELGEVAGADERAVRTRETLLAWLTTGSQAGAATRLGVHENTVRLRIRYAEEVLADGLADRRAEILAALRLAQLFGPLRPPTPM, encoded by the coding sequence GTGGAGCTCCCTCCGCCCGAGGGCATCAACATGGACGCGATGCGGTCGCTGGCCGCGCGCATCGACGCCGATGCCATGGCGGAGATCGTCACCGCGGACATCGCCGAGCGGGTCTGGCCGGTGCACACCCGCGACCCGGATTTCCGGGAGGCGCTGCGCCTGTCCGTGCGCGACAACGTGCGGGCCATCGTCGCGCTGTTCGCTGGTCGGCTGATCATCGCCGAGACCGACCCGCAGGGTGCGTTCGGCTTCGCCGACCTCACCGCCGAACTGGGCATTCCGGTCAGCGAACTGGAGAGCGGCTATTGGGTAGGCGTGCAGTCGTTCTGGCGATTGTGGTTCGCCGAGGCCCGCCGCGAGGCGGGCGCCGAGGGCAGCCTGGCCGAGTTGCTCGGGCCGGCCACCCACCTGCTGTTCGAATACATCATTCACATCCTCGGCGCCGTGGTCAGCCGCTATGACGCCACCCGCGCGGAGATCCTGCGCAACCAGGAGGACCGGCGCCGGGCGGTGCTCGCCGACATCCTGGACGGCCGGCTCACCACGGGCGGCCAGGACGTGGAGAACACGTTGGGCTATCGACTGCGCGGCGTGCATGTCGCGCTGGCGATGGAGGTCGACCAGCGGGCCCGGGCCGAGCGGGTGCGCGCCGAGTTGTTCACCCGTACCGGGGCTGTCGGCTCGCTGTTGACCCTGCACGCACCGGGCGTCTGGTTGGCCTGGCTGGGGTTTCCGGCCACCCCCGACGGCAAGGTGCGCGCGGCGGTGGCCGAGGTCGCCGGGGCAGCGGAGATCCCGCTGGCGGTCGGCGCGCCGGGCGAGGGCCTGGCCGGGCTGCGCCGCACCGGCCTGCAGGCCCTGGACACGACCCGGCTGCGCCGCCGGTTCGACGGGCTCGGGGACGTGCTGTGGTTTTCCGACGTCCGGCTGGAACTGCTCATGCTGAGCGACGAACCCACCGCGCGGCAGTTCGTCGCCGATGAACTCGGCGAGGTAGCGGGCGCGGACGAACGCGCCGTGCGCACCCGGGAGACATTGCTCGCCTGGCTCACCACCGGCTCCCAGGCGGGAGCCGCCACGCGGCTCGGTGTGCACGAGAACACCGTTCGGCTGCGCATCCGGTACGCCGAGGAGGTGCTGGCCGACGGACTGGCCGACCGGCGCGCCGAGATCCTCGCTGCGCTCCGCCTGGCGCAACTGTTCGGACCGCTGCGCCCACCCACGCCTATGTGA
- the typA gene encoding translational GTPase TypA, which translates to MPVRSDLRNVAIVAHVDHGKTTLVDAMLWQAGAFREGQDVNKRVMDSMDLEREKGITILAKNTAVQWISDAGAPITINIIDTPGHADFGGEVERGLEMIHGVVLLVDASEGALPGTRFVLRKALEKKLPVVLCINKVDRSDARIAEVVDEVYELFLDLDADEHQIEFPIVYACAKAGLASLIRPADGTMPEATDLRPLMTTIMNTIPAPEYTEGAPLQAHVTNLDSSPYLGRLALCRVYEGEIRKGQQVAWCRTDGSVERVKITELFLTEALERLPAERAWAGDIIAIAGIPDITIGETLADLEHPVPLPLITVDEPSISMTIGINTSPLAGQSGTKLTARLVKNRLEAELVGNVSIRMLPTERPDTWEVQGRGELQLAILVEIMRREGYELTVGKPQVVTREIDGKLCEPMEHMTIDVPEDYVGVVTQLLGLRKGRMEQMVNHGTGWVRMEYRVPARGLIGFRTEFLTETRGTGLLHHVFDRYEPWHGELRTRPSGSLVADRKGPATSFALFNLQERGVMFVAPGTEVYEGMIVGENARSDDMDVNICKEKKLTNIRQSTGDELERLVPARQLNLEQALEFCREDECIEVTPAAVRMRKVELDAKIRERLRGRAAKGG; encoded by the coding sequence GTGCCCGTCCGTTCCGATCTGCGCAACGTGGCGATCGTCGCCCACGTCGACCACGGCAAGACCACGCTGGTCGACGCGATGCTGTGGCAGGCAGGCGCCTTTCGGGAGGGCCAGGACGTCAACAAGCGCGTCATGGATTCGATGGACCTGGAGCGGGAGAAGGGCATCACGATCCTGGCCAAGAACACGGCCGTGCAGTGGATCTCCGACGCCGGCGCCCCGATCACCATCAACATCATCGACACCCCGGGCCACGCCGACTTCGGCGGCGAGGTGGAGCGCGGCCTGGAGATGATCCACGGCGTCGTGTTGCTGGTCGACGCCTCCGAGGGTGCGCTGCCCGGCACCCGGTTCGTGCTGCGCAAGGCGTTGGAGAAGAAGCTGCCGGTAGTGCTGTGCATCAATAAGGTGGACCGCTCCGACGCCCGCATCGCCGAGGTCGTCGACGAGGTCTACGAGCTGTTCCTGGACCTTGATGCCGATGAGCACCAGATCGAGTTCCCGATCGTCTACGCGTGCGCCAAGGCGGGCCTGGCCTCGCTGATCCGCCCGGCCGACGGGACCATGCCCGAGGCCACCGATCTGCGCCCGTTGATGACCACGATCATGAACACCATCCCGGCGCCGGAGTACACCGAGGGCGCACCGCTGCAGGCGCACGTGACCAACCTGGACTCCTCGCCCTACCTGGGCCGCCTTGCGCTGTGCCGGGTCTACGAGGGGGAGATCCGCAAGGGTCAGCAGGTGGCCTGGTGCCGCACCGACGGCTCCGTCGAACGGGTCAAGATCACCGAGTTGTTCCTCACCGAGGCGTTGGAGCGGCTCCCGGCCGAGCGGGCCTGGGCCGGGGACATCATCGCCATCGCCGGCATCCCGGACATCACCATCGGGGAGACGCTGGCCGACCTGGAGCACCCGGTCCCGCTGCCGCTGATCACGGTGGACGAACCGTCGATCTCGATGACCATCGGTATCAACACCTCGCCGCTGGCCGGCCAGTCCGGCACGAAACTGACAGCCCGTCTGGTGAAGAACCGGCTCGAGGCCGAGCTGGTCGGCAACGTCTCCATCCGGATGCTGCCGACCGAACGGCCGGACACCTGGGAGGTGCAGGGTCGCGGTGAGCTGCAGTTGGCCATCCTCGTCGAGATCATGCGGCGGGAGGGTTACGAACTCACGGTGGGCAAGCCGCAGGTCGTCACCCGGGAGATCGACGGCAAGCTCTGCGAGCCGATGGAGCACATGACCATCGACGTGCCCGAGGACTACGTCGGCGTGGTCACCCAGCTGCTCGGCCTGCGCAAGGGCCGGATGGAGCAGATGGTCAACCACGGCACCGGGTGGGTGCGCATGGAGTACCGGGTGCCCGCGCGTGGCCTGATCGGCTTCCGCACCGAGTTCCTTACCGAGACCCGGGGCACCGGCCTGCTGCACCACGTCTTCGACCGCTACGAGCCCTGGCACGGCGAGCTGCGTACCCGCCCGTCCGGCTCCCTGGTCGCCGACCGCAAGGGCCCCGCCACCTCCTTCGCGCTGTTCAACCTGCAGGAGCGCGGCGTCATGTTCGTCGCCCCCGGCACCGAGGTGTACGAGGGCATGATCGTCGGCGAGAACGCGCGTTCGGACGACATGGACGTGAACATTTGCAAGGAGAAGAAGCTCACCAACATTCGCCAGTCCACCGGCGACGAACTCGAGCGACTGGTGCCGGCCCGCCAGCTCAACCTGGAGCAAGCGTTGGAGTTCTGCCGCGAGGACGAGTGCATCGAGGTCACCCCGGCCGCGGTGCGCATGCGCAAGGTGGAACTGGACGCCAAGATCCGCGAGCGGCTGCGCGGGCGCGCGGCCAAGGGAGGGTGA
- a CDS encoding formate/nitrite transporter family protein — MPQPIPQSVDDAAELAADKAVAARNLPRYLISAMLAGAYVGVAVVLLAAAAGPLAAANSPATKLTGGAVFGIALTLVVFAGAELFTGNNMIMTIGWLRGRVSLLDAIAVNVASLVGNIAGSIGFAAMVYGSGALAAGSKPGKPAPGAAMINTIAHGKIAATDGQLFWRAVLCNMLVCLGMWMASRATSDSAKCIVLFWALLAFIATGYDHSIANVTIFSLAIFQGTAQWSDLGHNLLLTVPGNIVGGAVLVAIPYLIAAPARPGQAEEPAPAVIRHRRAEALEPATT; from the coding sequence GTGCCTCAGCCCATCCCCCAATCTGTCGACGACGCCGCCGAACTGGCCGCAGACAAGGCCGTAGCGGCCCGCAACCTGCCCCGCTACCTGATCAGCGCGATGCTCGCCGGTGCCTACGTCGGGGTCGCGGTGGTCCTGCTCGCCGCTGCCGCCGGACCCCTAGCCGCCGCGAACTCACCGGCCACCAAATTGACCGGCGGTGCCGTCTTCGGCATCGCGCTGACGCTGGTGGTGTTCGCCGGCGCGGAGCTGTTCACCGGTAACAACATGATCATGACCATCGGCTGGCTCCGCGGCCGCGTCAGCCTCCTCGACGCGATCGCCGTGAACGTCGCCTCGCTGGTCGGCAACATCGCCGGTTCCATCGGCTTCGCCGCGATGGTCTACGGCTCCGGGGCCCTCGCGGCGGGCAGCAAGCCCGGCAAGCCGGCACCCGGCGCGGCCATGATCAACACCATCGCGCACGGCAAGATCGCCGCCACCGACGGGCAGCTGTTCTGGCGCGCGGTGCTGTGCAACATGCTCGTCTGCCTGGGCATGTGGATGGCCTCGCGGGCGACCAGTGACTCGGCCAAGTGCATCGTGCTCTTCTGGGCGCTGCTCGCGTTCATCGCGACCGGCTACGACCACTCGATCGCGAATGTCACGATCTTCTCCCTGGCCATCTTCCAGGGCACGGCGCAGTGGAGTGATCTCGGGCACAACCTCCTGCTGACCGTTCCCGGCAACATCGTGGGCGGCGCCGTACTCGTCGCGATCCCCTACCTGATCGCGGCGCCCGCACGGCCCGGTCAGGCCGAGGAGCCGGCACCGGCCGTAATTCGGCACCGGCGTGCCGAGGCCCTGGAGCCGGCCACCACCTGA
- a CDS encoding ABC transporter substrate-binding protein, translating to MTAVPVVASAALVLAACGGGSSNSSVAQQPAAPASDTSAAAPAAPAADAPAAAAPAQGAAAAAAVPAAPAAAPAKAAKAAKPAEAATATKTKGGKTTAKAVAGAAGGDSGLHSLDSAADADANQKAYDDKAGATDAGVTKDQIKLGTVTMHGMALGNVLAAPLVRGIEAAIEAIDDRGGILGRRVSLTDCDDGPGEVARTKACIKKLVGSDHVFSLLSVSSWGSASVHDDLKQYHLPAIGTWAYSQTEWQDPFMFPTHMSMIHEAMANAHWAVNVIQPKTYGLVCLTSPEMQLACDNVTKIMDAAGSKLVKRADVSISETSMSAYVLSMRAANPDHIIHYVINPATMAKFMVEAAQQGYYPPLGISGNHLAAEVLGSLFGKWPVGRYWTNTTYKLWGPEFIATMNKYAKGNRGINHHIVQASYVGVNIFERAAKEVGPNLTRDRLMAQLNNGDVYTADASLDQRFSYANSERNGDNWSHDMGQGREFIYKYTGTNTTSNPDGSPNGFAPDDKQFVIYTWK from the coding sequence ATGACGGCCGTGCCAGTCGTCGCGAGTGCGGCGCTGGTGCTCGCGGCCTGTGGTGGCGGTTCGAGTAACTCGTCCGTGGCGCAGCAGCCCGCTGCTCCGGCCTCGGACACCTCGGCGGCGGCACCGGCCGCACCGGCGGCAGACGCCCCCGCGGCTGCTGCTCCTGCCCAGGGGGCGGCAGCTGCCGCCGCGGTACCCGCGGCTCCGGCCGCCGCACCCGCGAAGGCGGCCAAGGCGGCCAAGCCGGCCGAGGCTGCGACCGCCACCAAGACCAAGGGTGGCAAAACCACGGCCAAGGCCGTCGCCGGCGCAGCCGGCGGCGACAGCGGCTTGCACTCCCTCGACAGCGCCGCGGATGCGGACGCCAACCAGAAGGCGTACGACGACAAGGCGGGCGCCACCGACGCCGGCGTCACCAAGGACCAGATCAAGCTCGGCACGGTGACCATGCACGGCATGGCGCTGGGCAACGTGCTGGCCGCTCCCCTGGTGCGTGGCATCGAGGCCGCAATCGAGGCGATCGATGACCGCGGCGGCATCCTGGGCCGCCGAGTCTCACTCACCGACTGCGACGACGGCCCCGGTGAGGTCGCCCGAACCAAGGCCTGCATCAAGAAGCTGGTCGGCTCCGACCACGTCTTCTCCCTGCTCAGCGTCTCCAGCTGGGGCAGCGCCTCGGTGCACGACGATCTGAAGCAGTATCACCTGCCGGCGATCGGGACCTGGGCCTACTCCCAGACCGAGTGGCAGGACCCGTTCATGTTCCCGACGCACATGTCGATGATTCACGAGGCGATGGCCAACGCCCACTGGGCGGTCAACGTGATCCAGCCGAAGACCTACGGCCTGGTCTGCCTGACCTCGCCGGAGATGCAACTGGCCTGTGACAACGTCACCAAGATCATGGACGCCGCGGGCTCGAAGCTGGTCAAGCGCGCGGACGTCTCCATCTCGGAGACCTCGATGTCGGCCTACGTGCTCTCGATGCGCGCGGCTAACCCGGATCACATCATCCACTACGTGATCAACCCGGCGACCATGGCGAAGTTCATGGTCGAGGCGGCCCAGCAGGGCTACTACCCGCCGCTGGGTATCTCCGGGAACCACCTCGCGGCCGAGGTGCTCGGTTCGCTGTTCGGCAAGTGGCCGGTGGGTCGTTACTGGACCAACACCACCTACAAGCTGTGGGGCCCGGAGTTCATCGCCACGATGAACAAGTACGCCAAGGGCAACCGCGGCATCAACCACCACATCGTGCAGGCCTCCTACGTCGGCGTGAACATCTTCGAACGCGCCGCCAAGGAAGTGGGTCCGAACCTGACCCGTGACCGACTGATGGCCCAGCTGAACAACGGTGACGTCTACACCGCCGATGCCTCGCTGGATCAGCGCTTCTCCTACGCCAACTCCGAGCGCAACGGTGACAACTGGTCGCACGACATGGGCCAGGGCCGGGAATTCATCTACAAGTACACGGGCACGAACACCACGTCGAACCCCGATGGTTCGCCGAACGGATTCGCCCCGGACGACAAGCAGTTCGTTATCTACACCTGGAAGTGA